From the Alkalibacter rhizosphaerae genome, one window contains:
- a CDS encoding uroporphyrinogen decarboxylase family protein has protein sequence MLSIRENLMETIKGGNPDRFVKQYEFLELIMNTPITRLKPPIGGQIVNEWGITVRWPEGQIGAFPVHDEEHILLKDISKWKEVIKAPNIIHPPEDWKAAQETVSKIDRNEKFVTIFVAPGIFEHLHYFMGMEGAMMNFYEEPELMHELIDFLVDWEIKLADEFIKYLKPDALFHHDDWGSSLNSLIAPPTFEEFILPAYKKIYGHWKENGVLIVHHNDAYSANLVPYMIEMGIDIWQGVVTSNNTPELIKKYGGQISFMGDLDSGVIDFPKWEKEIIAREVERACKSCGKHYFIPSQTQGGPDSSFPGVYQTINEEIDRMSKEMF, from the coding sequence ATGTTGTCGATTAGGGAAAATTTGATGGAAACGATCAAAGGTGGAAATCCGGATCGATTCGTCAAGCAGTATGAATTTTTGGAGCTGATCATGAATACGCCCATTACACGATTAAAGCCGCCTATCGGCGGGCAGATCGTCAATGAGTGGGGAATTACCGTACGTTGGCCGGAAGGTCAAATCGGCGCGTTTCCGGTCCATGATGAAGAACACATTTTGTTGAAAGATATCTCCAAGTGGAAAGAGGTCATCAAAGCGCCGAATATCATCCACCCGCCGGAAGATTGGAAAGCCGCCCAGGAAACGGTGTCCAAGATCGATCGAAACGAAAAATTTGTCACCATCTTTGTAGCGCCTGGCATTTTTGAACATCTCCATTATTTTATGGGCATGGAAGGTGCCATGATGAATTTTTACGAAGAACCGGAATTGATGCATGAATTGATCGATTTTCTGGTAGATTGGGAAATCAAACTGGCAGACGAATTCATTAAATATTTGAAACCAGATGCGTTGTTCCATCATGATGATTGGGGCAGCAGTTTGAATTCGTTAATAGCTCCGCCAACATTTGAAGAGTTTATTTTGCCGGCTTACAAAAAAATTTATGGGCATTGGAAAGAAAACGGGGTACTGATCGTTCATCACAATGATGCCTACAGCGCCAACTTGGTTCCTTACATGATCGAGATGGGAATCGACATTTGGCAGGGTGTTGTGACCAGCAATAATACACCGGAATTGATCAAAAAATATGGTGGACAAATTTCCTTTATGGGAGATCTCGATAGTGGAGTCATCGATTTTCCCAAGTGGGAAAAAGAGATCATTGCCAGAGAAGTGGAGCGGGCGTGCAAAAGCTGCGGCAAGCATTATTTCATTCCTTCTCAGACACAGGGCGGACCCGACAGTTCATTCCCAGGAGTTTATCAAACGATCAATGAAGAGATCGACCGCATGAGCAAAGAAATGTTCTAA
- a CDS encoding SDR family NAD(P)-dependent oxidoreductase encodes MNLEGKVALITGAGSGIGEGIARRFVEDGAKIVMVGRRKEKLEEVAATFPPGSAKVCQGDVSIPEDILRIVEETLEFGDGKIDVLVNNAGINVPGGVAEIALEDWKTIFDVNLNGPFLLMREVIPHMKAAGGGSIVNIASIGGLRCLSQRVGYCTTKAALIMMSKQAARDYGVDNIRVNAVCPGFVLTEMTEEHFGGLTEDAFIGAPMQRGAMPEEIAGICSYLASDDASYTTGSVITVDGGATVVDPFEIGIMGAARNK; translated from the coding sequence ATGAATTTGGAAGGCAAGGTAGCATTGATCACAGGAGCAGGAAGCGGGATCGGAGAAGGGATCGCCAGGAGATTTGTGGAAGATGGTGCGAAAATCGTCATGGTTGGCCGGAGAAAGGAAAAGCTGGAGGAAGTGGCTGCAACTTTCCCTCCCGGTTCGGCCAAGGTTTGCCAGGGGGATGTCTCCATTCCGGAAGATATTTTGCGCATCGTGGAGGAGACGTTGGAATTTGGAGATGGTAAGATCGACGTTCTTGTAAACAACGCGGGGATCAATGTTCCAGGAGGAGTAGCGGAGATCGCTTTGGAAGACTGGAAAACGATATTTGATGTAAATTTGAATGGGCCATTTCTTTTGATGAGGGAGGTCATTCCTCACATGAAAGCTGCTGGAGGGGGATCCATTGTCAACATTGCTTCCATTGGAGGGTTGCGATGTCTTTCCCAACGAGTCGGATACTGTACCACAAAAGCTGCACTGATCATGATGAGCAAACAAGCCGCACGTGACTATGGGGTGGATAATATTCGAGTCAATGCGGTTTGCCCGGGATTTGTATTGACGGAAATGACGGAGGAACATTTTGGAGGATTGACGGAAGATGCTTTTATTGGAGCTCCGATGCAACGAGGGGCCATGCCGGAAGAAATTGCAGGGATCTGCAGTTATCTGGCCAGCGACGATGCATCTTACACAACGGGTTCTGTTATTACAGTTGATGGCGGAGCAACGGTGGTGGATCCGTTTGAAATCGGGATCATGGGTGCAGCGAGAAACAAGTAG
- a CDS encoding MBL fold metallo-hydrolase, translating to MEVRVVGHGPNKLSTKVFFSDESGFEVASVIVMGKEDAILIDTQWTLSNAHRVIAEVLETGKKLKYIFLSHAHPDHYFGTGHIAEAFPDAKVVALADTAEMVNEQFFGKIEHWEGVIGSHNVARKEVPVEVLEDHYLELEGERLEIIPNVVGDLVYNTMVWIPSIKTLYGSDVLFNQAHPFTCEVTAEERKEWIQALDDIEKMGAEVIIPGHQKPGMPFDLSSVYFTRDYLIANDEELENTEDVAGFYYNMVQRFPDANLFISIEMNANVFKGGRDWNWRAIE from the coding sequence ATGGAAGTACGAGTAGTAGGTCATGGACCGAACAAGTTGTCAACAAAAGTGTTTTTTAGCGATGAATCGGGATTTGAAGTAGCTTCTGTGATCGTTATGGGGAAAGAGGACGCCATTCTTATCGATACCCAGTGGACTTTATCCAATGCCCATCGTGTCATTGCCGAGGTACTGGAAACAGGCAAGAAGTTGAAATATATTTTTTTGTCACACGCACACCCGGATCATTATTTTGGCACAGGACATATCGCAGAAGCATTTCCGGATGCAAAGGTAGTGGCCTTGGCAGATACGGCAGAAATGGTCAATGAACAATTTTTTGGAAAAATCGAACATTGGGAGGGAGTCATCGGTTCCCACAATGTGGCGAGAAAGGAAGTTCCAGTGGAAGTGCTGGAGGATCATTACTTGGAGTTGGAAGGAGAACGTTTGGAGATCATACCGAACGTAGTGGGAGATCTGGTTTACAACACCATGGTTTGGATCCCCTCCATAAAAACTTTATACGGAAGTGATGTTTTGTTCAATCAAGCCCATCCATTTACTTGCGAAGTAACAGCAGAGGAAAGAAAAGAGTGGATCCAGGCATTGGACGACATCGAAAAGATGGGTGCGGAAGTCATCATTCCGGGGCATCAAAAACCGGGGATGCCCTTTGATCTTAGTTCAGTCTATTTTACGAGAGATTATTTGATCGCCAACGATGAAGAGTTGGAAAATACCGAGGATGTGGCTGGTTTTTATTACAACATGGTGCAGCGTTTTCCCGATGCAAACTTGTTTATCAGCATTGAGATGAATGCCAATGTATTCAAAGGCGGTCGAGATTGGAACTGGAGAGCAATAGAATGA